The stretch of DNA GGAAACTCATGCGGCTTGTTTCCAGCTCGAGGAAAAGGAAGTCGAGAAGGACTCGCTGACGAAGCGTTTGAATGATCTGGTAATTAGACAGGATTCCTTGACATTAGTTTTGTTCTGCGTAGTTGGACTGCGTTAGCAGAATGTCCTTCAGCTTACTGATGTCTTATcgtgtttatatatattgtacttttgttCTGTGAATCTCAGGAACAAAATAGTTTGCCCTCCTTGAGAAAAGCCTTGAAGGACCTTTCGATAGAGAAGGATGCAGCAATAGTCGCAAAGGTGCCAGATATTTCATCTGTATCTTGCGATTATCCTTTGTCGACAAACACTACGGTCTTAATTGTTTTTACTTGTTCTGAACAGGAGGATGCTTTGTCGCAACTTCGGACCACTAAGAAACGGTTGAAGGAGGCGGAAGAGGAGCAGTACAGAGTTTGTTTTCCATCGGGATACTTTTTCAGCTAGATATCATTTCACATTTCTgacattattaatatattttcaacaGGCTGAAGAGGACGCTGCAGCCTTGAGAGCAGAATTGAATATGATGCAGCAGCAAGTAACGGTTAATTCTTATAGTAACATCCCATTAGGGAACCCGAATGAGCATACTCTTTCCCTGGAAAAGGAAATAATGGATTTACAAATTAAGTTAGAGGTATATACATGTGAGTTAGCCCCTTGCTACCCAGGTTGCTTCGCACTGCTGTTGTACATTCTTACATTCTGCTTGTTTTATATGGTTGCCTAATACAGCAAGAGTCACTGCTGAGACAACAAGACCAACATAAGCTTGCAGAAGAGCAGCTCCGGCTTTCTTCTCTAATGGATGAAAAACAACAGCTGGAAGATAGACTTGCAGCATTAGCCAAAAAAGCCGCAGGTATAAACTTACATAGGTTTGTAACGTCAGATAGGGGATCGATAAGAAAGTAAGCATAAAGATGAGGTTAATTATAATCTTGAATTGGCTTTTATGTAAAGTCATCCAGATCATCAGTTTCACTGTCTTGTTCCTTTTTACTATGCAGAAGAATCTTCTGATAATGCAGCTCGCAAGGCATTTTCAATGGTAAGGCTCAAATTTTGGAGTTGGATTTTTGTTTCATTATTATAGTCGAACTTGTGGAGAATTTGAACAGATCAAAATATCTTGTTTTCACGCTTTGGATTTCGActtacaaaatattttctatgaaaagaaaaaacaagtaGAAACATTGCATATTAATTTTATTGCCCCAGGCATTCTTGTATTTTACATTCTTCAGTTTCTGTTGTTCTCACTATTACATTACATGTTGCTTTGAAGCAAGATAAAGAGAAACTTGAGAAACAATTGCATGATATGGCTGTTATGGTTGAGAGACTTGAGGGTAGTCGACAAAAGCTGCTAATGGAGGTAcaatttgtttttccttttttttttttccagtaaCGTGAAactcttttattttagtaaGTGTCTATATGATATTTTGGAAGATTGACTCACAATCGTCCGAGATCGAAAGACTGTTTGAGGAGAACTCGAGTTTGTCTACTTCTTGTCAAGATGCCATGGCGGTTGCTATACAGTGGGAAAACCAGGTATATGAATGAGTCTCTTTTTAGTAGGCATCTAGTTTTGGTCGACTTATGCCACCATTATTGTGATTTTCTTCCGCACCTACTTAATCGAATGCACACCAATACTGTGAAATTTTGTTTCTCCCATTAATGATGATGAGTATGGTTAGATAATTACTTTGATTACTATCAAGGCTTGCTGTTATTATCATTTAAGACAGCTCTGTAAACTTCCTCATCGTCCCCAATGAAACCAATGCATATCTTGCTATATATGCATTAAATTAGCAGAGATGGTCTTGATAATGATCATAATTTTTGTCAATTAATCATGAGAGAGTTAAACAAATTTCCTTTAAATTTCCTGTGAAACAGTGGTATTATAACAATCACTGATGCAATATTGATTTTCACCTTCACTGAAGAAAAGGTTATAATAGTATGTATGATTGCTTCAAAAGCATATACTGTGCACAAACCTAGGCAACTGGGTTCCTACAGCACCAACATGAGACCAATCTAGGCATTTTAAGTGGCTATTTTATCAAACCTATTTCTGTATCTATTACATTGACATTAAGAATTACAGGTTAAGGAATGTCTGAAGCAGAATGAAGAGCTCCGAGGTCTGTTAGATCAACTGAGATCAGAACAAGGCAATTTATTGCAAGCAGAAACTCCCAATATCCAGTCACATGTTCAGGCTGAGAACGGAAGCATGTCCGACCCACCAGAATTGGTCACTGAAAATCTACTGCTCAAGGTAAGTCTTTGAGGTTGATTGAGGTAAAATTTCGCTGGCTTTAgatcttcaaatttaaaaaaaaaaaaaaattctactgcTCAAGGTAAGTCTTTCAAGCTGATTTAGATGAAATTTGGCCTACCTCAGATCTTGGAATGCTTGAAAATAATAAAGCTAGACGTTCCTTTTCATCTATAGGCAACTAAATGACAAGGTCACTTTTAAGTAgatatgactttttttttccaattatcTAGGATCAACttgttaaagaacaaagtaGATCGGAGGGCCTAGCAGCAGAAGTTATGAAGCTTTCAGCTGAACTGAGACGTGCCATCCAGTCGCACAACAATCTGGCGCGCCTGTAATAACCTACTTACTATCCAATTCTGGCCTTTTTGACTGTTTTAAATTTCTAGAGAAACTAAATtctattctttgttttttcagCTATAGACCCGTACTGAAAGATATAGAGAATAGCCTAATGAAAATGAAGCAAGAAACTTATAACACGCTCAGCTGATAATAGCTGCGGTGTGGCTATAGTTCATCATCTGCTTTCAGCATCAATTCTCTACGTATAACTTAGATTGCTCCTCCATCTCTTCCGGGCTACAAGCATCCGTCATCTATAGCACCGGAGGTTCTTAATTCAGAGGGCTGCGCATAAGCTGTGGTGATACTGAGGGGTGGTTTCCATTGTGAAAAACTGCAGCTGTTTCCTCCTTCTGGACTAAGTAGTTTGGTAAATTTAGGTTCCAGGTTTGGACCAATTGTTGTTGATCAGTCGTGTAATTGAAAGAAATATAGCACTGGAGCTGTTTTTTATAGGATGATTCTTTGTAGCAGAAATTATTTTTACCGGATGATGTTTTATCTTTAAGAGTCATAGTTCTTATCTTTGTGTTCTGCACTAAAGatcaatttttattcaaaacgAATTTTGTGCGGACGAAGGCAAAAATGCGTGAGGGTTTACATGCATAGCAACCCTCTTTCAGCTAGCAGAGTTCATCCGATAGTGCTGAAAAATCATAGCAAGCACAACAGAGTGTGAATTAGCCATGCTTCTCATAGTTTATCTTACTGCTCTATGGCTTCTGCTACCTTTCGTTTGTTTGGCCCTGCGATTGAAAAAGCTTTGACTACTAGAAAAACCCATATATCACGCATAACCAAAAAAGCATTGAAGTTTTTGTTTCTCGCTTCAGTAGGAAGCAGCtggaaaaatacaaatataaattttgccAGTCATACCAAAAGCAACTGCAAGGCACTTCGTTGACAAACCGTCATGACGAAAGATTCATCATACACAACCCTATTATAAGCCTCCAAATTCAGCTGCTTCAAGCCGTATTACACGAGACATGCCAAAATGCATTAAAAAGTCATTTTTAACATTTCTAAGCTTTCAAATAATAGAGATAATAAGAGTTTCTCTTCAAACCATCATTTTGTATCAAATGATACATGCACTTTCAAATATTAAGACTTCTAAAACTTCTTTGCGATCAGAAACTTTTTCCCGACCAAGGAGAAAATCCAAGTCAACCAAATAGGCTTCTAAAGCCTTTCGTGATTAATGTATGTACAACTGCAGCACCATCTCACACACAAAGACATAAAAATATCTTGAACTACCCATATGGAGCAACCTCCAGAGAGGATGTTGCAAATTATTTGGCTTCTCGAGTGCTCTCCTCCTCCCAAGGATCAAGAAGCTTGCACCTTGCAGCCATCACGTGTATTGTTGGTAAGAGCCTTAAATACACCAGATAGACACAGGATTAGCAAAATAGATGTTCAAATTACTACAAGAATTGCTAATGTgaacttaaaaagaaaataaagaacagCAAACgttggaaaaaataaataaataaataatacataaaaaaaggTTAGTGCGGTCTTATAAATGCTTGCAGAAGATTTGGCGAGTGCTCATAAGATGGCATCAATTACTGCTGAAAAGTTCATAGTATATTACGCACAAATTATGAATTCTAATGGCAATGTACTCGCATAAACATTCTACGTAAGCCCTCAGGCAAGGATCATTCTCTATGATATTTACAGCCAAAGTAAGATCTAGGATCATTTGCTATGAAAAACATTACATTAAAAATTCAAGAATGACAATCATATGGTATGGCTTCAGCCTTTATCAAtgactttctttttctcttgatCATGATGGAAACTCATCAACTGAGTCAACATGAGCGAAGAGTTCCTAATCACCTTGGTAGACAAAGTACTACTGATAGAATTAATATCCTATACTGGATTCTAGAATAAAGAAGAAACCTTGACTAATTGATGCCACAAAGAAATATAGCTAGGAGGGAAGTCTCCAAGACAAATAAAGGCTACACCggatattgaaataaaaaatgaacAGATAACAGTTACATGAGGTAGTGCCCCGTTTACTGAGTAGCATTAGAATGAGCAATGTGCTTAAGCTCATTCCGGTCCAACATCTAATGCGGGACATACGAATCCAATAACAGATTCTGGATCCTATAACCACGGcaattgaagaagaagaagaaggagaagaagaagaagaaaaggcaaaGCAAAACTAAGCCATAGCAGAAGTGGAGCAGAATATTGTTTAAAGTGCGGTAGCTTTCGCCAACAGACCAAAATGTTTCAAGTTCGTTTTTTCTAACATGTTATTATGCTTTCACAAGCAATACAAACCCTGGAACTCTAAACCTTACTGCTTGCAACCAAGATATACAAACCCTACAAGAGGCAACAACATCCATCTCCAGATGAAGCAGCTCCATCGTTAGCAGTCTCCGGCACCAGGGCTTAAGGACAATCACCAGAAGTCGCTAAAACCAATAATAATGCTGCTGATCCCCAGTTTGCAAGTTAagtttcttctccttttctaaCCTTGTTTTGTACACTGTTGATCTGGAGAGGCCAAATTGTGTCAGCCAAGGAAGGTATTGCAGTCTAAGCATGGTGTTGTTCAAGTATGACGATAGAGTTTGTGCATCTTGGTTGCAAGGAATGATGCCCATAGGTTTACAACTTCTAGCACTAACAAAAGCTGATCAGATCAAACTCGCTAGAAAAGATGGACTCAAAACCTGTTTTACATAGTGCTAAGAAGTGTTCTGTTTTAACCCCCTACATAGCAACTGCCATGTCCCCCACAATAAGACTACAATCATAAATACAGATTTACATGTTATAGCATAATGGCTACAGTCTGC from Ananas comosus cultivar F153 linkage group 18, ASM154086v1, whole genome shotgun sequence encodes:
- the LOC109724475 gene encoding paramyosin — translated: MDTHHASRGRRTLEEIRQKRAAERLHKASSGSDLESSNHSGNHKLESEFTPAERDSHALLARVKELESRNAELEKENQKLVSKLEEKEVEKDSLTKRLNDLEQNSLPSLRKALKDLSIEKDAAIVAKEDALSQLRTTKKRLKEAEEEQYRAEEDAAALRAELNMMQQQVTVNSYSNIPLGNPNEHTLSLEKEIMDLQIKLEQESLLRQQDQHKLAEEQLRLSSLMDEKQQLEDRLAALAKKAAEESSDNAARKAFSMQDKEKLEKQLHDMAVMVERLEGSRQKLLMEIDSQSSEIERLFEENSSLSTSCQDAMAVAIQWENQVKECLKQNEELRGLLDQLRSEQGNLLQAETPNIQSHVQAENGSMSDPPELVTENLLLKDQLVKEQSRSEGLAAEVMKLSAELRRAIQSHNNLARLYRPVLKDIENSLMKMKQETYNTLS